A window of Hordeum vulgare subsp. vulgare chromosome 5H, MorexV3_pseudomolecules_assembly, whole genome shotgun sequence genomic DNA:
tagatgtgtagggtacgaaaaggatgggcagagtcctagctacggcgaggatgtatgagttcaggcccctctgcggtggaggtaatagccctacgtctcagtgctcagggagcttgttgtcgagtggaatagggaatacaatgagttgctaacccctttaccagcgggggagggtggcttatatagagtgcgttgccctccaTAACGGTtttggtacaggggtggagtagtggcgattgaatgtgtacgttacaggtaacgtacgccctaaatgctaataaatgtacctggaaacgtatgaccgtttccctccagggggttacgatgtaccgagtggtagccagtcggttagcttgacatcctccgaatgctagtctccgactggatgatcgagggtaCGTTACCAACTGGATGacagggactccttaattcagtcggagctgactaaaggactagtcctttgcgaggggtagtccttgggtaggacctacagggcaggcctatgaccctaccctaggactataaccccatcaaggaTCTCGCCCATCTGTCACTGACATGTCAGTTTGTCCCTAGCCTCGTGAGATTGCCATCTCCATTTGCCTAACCCCCATCTAACTCGTGTCATGTTTCTTGTGATTTGGTGATTGGTGTCACCAATGTTGACCTGAGGTGTTTCTTCATTGATTGGTATGGGTAAAGTGGAAGATCTACTCTTGGAATTGTTTGCTAGGGTGGGATTCGCTACATGGCTTGCCGATCTTCCCTAGATGTAAAACGGCAGTGGTGGTAGATATTTGTTTGGCAATGTGTCAGTCTCTAGGTAGATCCTATTTCATCACCTACTAATTTCAGGAAGATACAATTGAACTGAGATTATGTAGTCTGAAAAGCGGACTATATATTTAATATATTACCATTGAGTTTGATCATATGATTTATGTGTAACAATCAACTTTTATTGTGAACAGGGGCAACATCATTCCTTTTCACCATGTACCAGTACGTTGGTATGTTCATGGTTGTCTTTGCTGCGATTATCTTCCTCTTCCTTGGATCGATCGAGGGATTCAGCACAAAGGGCCAGCCCTGCACCTACAGCAAGGGCACCTGCAAGCCAGACCTATACACCGCTCTCTTTAGCACTGCATCTTTCTTTCTTGGAGCCATCACATCTCTGGTGTCTGGTTTCCTTGGAATGAAGATCGCCACATATGCCAATGCCAGGACGACCCTGGAAGCAAGAAATGGTGTTGGGAAGGCATTTATCACCGCTTTCCGCTCTGGTGCAGTCATGGACTTCTTGTTGTCATCAAGTGGTCTTGTGGTTCTTTACATCACCATCAACGTGTTTAAGATGTACTACGGTGATGACTGGGAAGGTCTTTTCGAGTCCATCACTCGTTATGGTCTTGGTGGGTCTTCCATGGCTCTATTCGGAAGAGTTGGTGGAGGTATCTACACTAAGGCTGCTGACGTGGGTGCTGACCTTGTTGGCAAAGTTGAGAGGAACGTTCCTgaagatgacccaaggaactcaGCTGTAAGTTCTCTTCTCACTTCTCAGCTTTTGGCTAATAGTTTTAGGCAAATTAGCAGACATTGCTTACAATTTATATTGTGACTATTTTGCTTCATGACATACCCTTTGCTGAACTTGGAACTCTTGTTTGCAGGTGATTGCTGACAACGTCGGTGACAATGTTGGTGATATTGCTGGAATGGGATCAGATCTCTTTGGTTCATACGCAGAATCTTCCTgcgctgctcttgttgttgcttcCATCTCATCTTTTGGAATCAACCATGATTTCACTGCGATGTGCTACCCACTGCTCGTAAGCTCTGTAGGCATCATTGTTTGCTTGCTCACCACACTCTTTGCAACTGACTTCTTTGAGATTAAGGCTGCAAATGAAATTGAGCCTGCTCTGAAGAAGCAGCTCATCATCTCCACTGCTCTAATGACTGTTGGTGTTGCGGTCATCAGCTGGTTGGCTCTTCCAGCTAAGTTCACCATCTTCGACTTCGGTGCTCAGAAGGAAGTGTCCAACTGGTAATTTTTTGGGTCAATATTTGTTCAATTCTGCAATGTTGTACTTCCTTCTGATTATGCTTTCTTGATTTTTCACAGGGGTCTGTTCTTCTGTGTGGCAGTTGGTCTGTGGGCTGGTATGATTGTTGGATTTGTGACTGAATACTACACTAGCAACGCCTATAGGTAACTAAAACATTAGTTTCTAGTTATATTATTGTTCATATTTTATGTTATTGTGCCTTATCCCCGAGCTGTTTCCTTGTGGCAGCCCTGTGCAAGATGTTGCCGATTCCTGCAGAACTGGTGCTGCCACCAACGTCATCTTCGGTCTTGCTCTGGGGTACAAGTCTGTTTTCATCCCAATTTTCGCTATTGCTGTCAGCATCTACCATACCACTCAACAAGATAGAAGATTTTGGTGTTCACTGCAAACAGGTAATGCGATCAATTCTTTAATTTATATTTTTGCAAGCTTGTGTTTTAGTTCTATTCTAACTCTATTTTCATGCAGTACTATTCTTTGGATATAACCTATTTCAAGTCATCCCTGGACTCTCACCTCCTTGATCTACTCTGGAACAAGTACTGGGTCAACACATTGTCTTCGTCACCACTTCTGGGTAACACGGATTATGTTGCTGGACAAATCTTTGATTTAGGTAAGCATTCCCCTTGTAGAAATATTTCTGGGAACTTGTTTTCTGGTTATGTCTAGTTTGGCCTTGCAATAAATAGAGAGAGTGATAACTTCTTTTGTGCTACACAGCTGATAAACTAGAGCAAGCTGAAGGGCAACTGGCACACAGTCGATTTGGCATACTTATGCCATCACAGCGAAAGAAAGAGTTCAGTTTCTGTGTTCATGCCCTTTAAACTTGGTTATCCTCAGTTTCTGTGTTCATGCACACTGTCCTCTTTGCTCGTCTGAAGGTTCACAAAGCCGGTACTATTTTGGGGGCTGCATAATCGTTTCAGTTTCTGCATCTTTCATGTGCCATATCAATATCTGCTTGTCTGTTTAGTATACCCTCTGTTCCTAAAACTACTAAAACGTCTTTCATTTAGGAACAAATGTATTATCATGTTGTTTGTTTTGTTAATTTTTTGTCACTTCCTATAGTAAATGGATGGTCCTGTATGTCTGATTGTCAAACTATTGATATAATGATGGAGTTCCATTAGGTCAATTATCACTCCCTATTATATGATGTTTTGCATATTTCAATATGGGCTACATATGGgctgaaatgagtgaacaaacacactTAAACGTGTCTACATACATTTATTTTAGAAAAAGTTGGAACATCTTGTAatagtgaacggagg
This region includes:
- the LOC123396979 gene encoding COP9 signalosome complex subunit 5-like, which encodes LLSASTIPLNKIEDFGVHCKQYYSLDITYFKSSLDSHLLDLLWNKYWVNTLSSSPLLGNTDYVAGQIFDLADKLEQAEGQLAHSRFGILMPSQRKKEFSFCVHAL
- the LOC123396978 gene encoding pyrophosphate-energized vacuolar membrane proton pump-like, which translates into the protein MAILGELGMEILIPVCGVIGIVFAVAQWFIVSKVKVTPGASSAAAGAKNGYGDYLIEEEEGLNNHNIVVKCAEIQTAISEGATSFLFTMYQYVGMFMVVFAAIIFLFLGSIEGFSTKGQPCTYSKGTCKPDLYTALFSTASFFLGAITSLVSGFLGMKIATYANARTTLEARNGVGKAFITAFRSGAVMDFLLSSSGLVVLYITINVFKMYYGDDWEGLFESITRYGLGGSSMALFGRVGGGIYTKAADVGADLVGKVERNVPEDDPRNSAVIADNVGDNVGDIAGMGSDLFGSYAESSCAALVVASISSFGINHDFTAMCYPLLVSSVGIIVCLLTTLFATDFFEIKAANEIEPALKKQLIISTALMTVGVAVISWLALPAKFTIFDFGAQKEVSNW